One region of Planifilum fulgidum genomic DNA includes:
- a CDS encoding ABC transporter ATP-binding protein: protein MIRILKNLKPYKWLVLSVFACVFIESMANLYLPTLMSDIVDKGVVVGNKPYIWKMGGLMLFISAIGALASIAASYFSSGAAMGFGRDLRRKVFVHVLDFSLQEFDQVGTASLITRTTNDITQLQQVVIMLFRMVASAPIMFIGGLIMALSKDAKLSLILVATMPILAGSVLLIMSKAIPLFRTVQKRLDRLNLVLRENLTGVRVIRAFNREKHEQARLQNANKDLTDVSIKVNKVMAFMMPIMMLVMNLTVVAVVWIGGIRIDHGAMQIGDLMAYVQYIMQIMFALIMASMMFIMIPRASVSAHRINEVLDMKPVVFSEGNETADRKRGTLEFEHVTFRYPGAEEPALSDISFKAHPGEVTAIIGGTGSGKTTLVNLILRFFDATSGTIRINGVDIRKCTLEDVRSRIGYVPQKSLLFSGTISDNLRFGKEDATQAEIEHAARIAQADDFIKQMKDGYESIISQGGTNLSGGQKQRLSIARALVRKPDIYIFDDCFSALDYKTDRDLRAALKEETKQATVIVVAQRVSTVMDADRIIVLDQGKIAGIGTHRELLATNAVYQEIVASQFREDEIA, encoded by the coding sequence ATGATAAGAATATTGAAAAACCTCAAGCCGTATAAGTGGCTTGTCCTTTCGGTCTTCGCCTGCGTCTTTATCGAGTCGATGGCCAATCTGTATTTGCCCACGCTGATGTCGGATATTGTCGACAAAGGGGTCGTTGTCGGAAACAAACCCTATATATGGAAAATGGGCGGGCTCATGCTTTTCATTTCCGCCATTGGTGCGCTTGCGTCCATTGCCGCAAGCTACTTCTCATCAGGCGCGGCGATGGGCTTCGGACGCGACCTTCGCCGGAAAGTGTTTGTTCACGTGTTGGACTTTTCACTGCAGGAGTTTGACCAGGTGGGAACCGCCTCGCTCATTACGAGAACCACCAATGATATTACCCAACTCCAACAAGTCGTGATCATGCTTTTCCGGATGGTCGCAAGCGCCCCGATCATGTTTATCGGCGGGTTGATCATGGCGCTTTCGAAGGACGCCAAATTATCGCTCATTCTTGTGGCGACGATGCCGATTTTGGCGGGATCCGTCCTGCTCATCATGTCGAAAGCCATTCCGCTCTTCCGGACGGTGCAAAAGCGCTTGGACCGATTGAATTTGGTACTGCGGGAAAACTTGACCGGCGTTCGCGTCATCCGTGCCTTCAACAGGGAAAAGCATGAACAGGCTCGGCTGCAAAACGCCAACAAAGATTTGACGGACGTTTCGATCAAGGTCAATAAAGTGATGGCTTTCATGATGCCGATCATGATGCTCGTCATGAACTTGACGGTGGTTGCCGTCGTCTGGATCGGCGGCATCCGGATCGACCACGGCGCCATGCAGATCGGTGATTTGATGGCTTATGTCCAATACATCATGCAAATCATGTTCGCGCTGATCATGGCCTCGATGATGTTCATCATGATTCCGCGCGCTTCGGTTTCTGCCCATCGGATCAATGAAGTGCTGGATATGAAGCCGGTCGTCTTCAGCGAGGGAAATGAAACGGCCGATCGCAAGCGGGGTACCCTGGAATTTGAACACGTGACGTTCCGCTATCCCGGCGCCGAAGAACCCGCATTGTCGGACATCAGTTTTAAAGCTCACCCGGGTGAAGTAACCGCGATCATCGGAGGCACGGGTTCCGGAAAAACAACCCTGGTCAACTTGATCCTGCGCTTTTTTGATGCAACGAGCGGAACCATTCGCATCAATGGCGTCGATATCCGGAAATGCACACTGGAAGATGTTCGTTCAAGAATCGGTTACGTCCCGCAAAAATCGCTGCTCTTTTCGGGCACGATCAGCGACAATCTCCGTTTTGGAAAAGAAGACGCGACACAGGCCGAAATCGAACATGCCGCCCGCATCGCCCAGGCCGATGACTTCATCAAGCAAATGAAAGACGGTTATGAGTCCATCATCTCGCAGGGCGGAACCAACTTGTCAGGCGGTCAAAAACAACGGCTGTCGATCGCCCGGGCATTGGTCAGAAAACCGGACATTTATATTTTTGATGACTGTTTTTCGGCTCTCGATTACAAAACGGACAGGGATCTGCGCGCGGCATTGAAAGAGGAGACGAAACAGGCGACGGTCATCGTCGTGGCCCAACGCGTCAGCACCGTGATGGACGCGGATCGGATCATCGTTTTGGACCAAGGAAAAATCGCCGGAATCGGCACCCACCGAGAATTGCTTGCGACGAATGCGGTTTATCAGGAAATCGTCGCATCGCAATTTCGAGAGGATGAGATCGCATGA